The Nymphaea colorata isolate Beijing-Zhang1983 unplaced genomic scaffold, ASM883128v2 scaffold0215, whole genome shotgun sequence genome window below encodes:
- the LOC116268317 gene encoding uncharacterized protein LOC116268317 codes for MLKVMSEAECLNDPALDDYETLRFEERLAKDFNKEAAIFFLTSSMSNLAAVLLHTRPGSEVILASSAHTVERECASMARIAGVQTRQIFTESGLFTPQQGKLSNGTYRGQVWDLNDLRQIKKIAEENKVAVHIDGARIYNALETYGLQPKDISDCYDTMTMCFTKGLCCPVGGAILGTREHIKKLKSIRKSLGGGIMHTSILSTGI; via the exons ATGCTAAAAGTGATGAGCGAGGCTGAATGCCTCAACGATCCCGCCCTCGACGACTACGAGACGCTCAGGTTTGAGGAACGGCTGGCGAAGGACTTCAACAAGGAGGCCgccatcttcttcctcacctcCTCGATGTCTAACCTCGCCGCTGTGCTGCTGCACACAAGACCAGGCTCGGAGGTGATCCTCGCCTCCTCGGCCCATACGGTTGAGAGGGAATGCGCCAGCATGGCCAGGATTGCAGGAGTACAGACTAGGCAGATATTCACGGAGTCTGGCTTGTTCACACCGCAGCAGGGTAAGCTCTCG AACGGGACGTACCGAGGACAAGTGTGGGACTTGAACGATTTGAGGCAGATCAAGAAAATCGCAGAGGAAAACAAAGTGGCAGTGCACATCGACGGCGCCCGCATCTACAACGCCCTAGAGACATACGGATTGCAGCCTAAGGACATCAGCGATTGCTACGATACCATGACCATGTGCTTCACGAAGGGGCTGTGCTGTCCCGTCGGAGGAGCCATCCTGGGCACGAGGGAACACATAAAGAAGTTGAAGAGCATCAGGAAGTCGCTGGGAGGAGGCATCATGCACACGTCTATCCTCAGCACTGGCATTTAG